Within Cnuibacter physcomitrellae, the genomic segment GTGCTCCAGTGAGCGAGGCCACCACCGGTGCGGTGAACGTCGGTCAGCAGCGCGTCCGCAACGCGAGCCCCGCCGCCGCGGACGGGCCCGAGCACGTCAGCGAGCCCACCGCGTACGACGCCATCCTCCTCGCCTCCTTCGGCGGCCCGGAGGGTCAGGAGGACGTGATCCCGTTCCTCCGCAACGTCACGCGCGGACGCGGCATCCCCGACGAGCGACTCGAGGAGGTCGCGCACCACTACCGCCACTTCGGCGGGGTGAGCCCGATCAACGCCCAGAACCGCGAGCTCAAGGCCGCTCTCGAGGCCGAGCTCGCCGACCGGGGCATCGACCTCCCCGTCATCTGGGGCAACCGCAACTGGGATCCCTATCTCGCGGATGCCCTGCGCGACGCCCACGCCGACGGGCACCGCACCCTCATCGCGATCGCGACGAGCGCCTACAGCTCGTACTCGAGCTGCCGCCAGTACCGCGAGGACTTCGCCGCCGCCCTCGCCGAGACGGGCCTGGAGGGCGAGCTCGTCATCGACAAGGTGCGTCAGTTCTTCGATCACCCCGGGTTCGTCGCCCCGTTCATCGACGGCCTCGAGGCGGGCCTGGCGGAGGTGACCACGGCGAACCCGGAGATCGACCTCACCACCGAGGTGGAGGTGCTGTTCACCACGCACTCCATCCCGACGGCGGATGCGGGGAAGTCCGGTCCGGCGTCGCGCGGCTTCGGGGAGGGCGGCGCCTACGAGGCGCAGCACCGGGCGGTGGCCGAGGTGGTCATGGCCGCCGTCGACTCCGCGGAGGGCGTGCCCTGGCAGCTCGTGTTCCAGTCCCGGTCGGGCCCGCCCTCGCAGCCGTGGCTCGAGCCCGACATCAACGACGTCATCGCCTCCGCCCCCGAGCGGGGCATCAAGGCCGTCGTCATCGTGCCCATCGGCTTCGTCTCCGACCACATGGAGGTGATGTGGGACCTCGACAACGAGGCGATGGAGTCCTGCCGTGAGGCCGGGATCCACGGTGTGCGGGTCCCGACCCCCGGGGTCGACCCGGCGTACGTGTCCGGTCTCGTCGACCTCGTGATCGAGCGGATCGTCGGCACCCCCGGTTCCGCCCGTCCGGCGACCACCGAGCTCGGTCCCTGGTACGACGTCTGCCGGCCCGGCTGCTGCGAGAACGCCCGCCTGGGCTTCCGGCCGGCGCTCGCGGGCCTCGCTCCGTGACGTAAGCTCGACGCATCGCTATGACACCCCTTCGCATCGCAACCAGAGGCAGTGCCCTCGCCCGAGCGCAGACGGAGGCCGTCGCCGCCTCGATCGTCGAGGCGTCGGGCCTCGAGGTCGAGATCGTCGTGATCCAGTCCGAGGGAGACCGGATCAAGGACTCGCTGTCCTCGCTCGGGGGGACGGGCGTGTTCGCCAGCGCCCTGCGCGAGGCGCTGCTGGCCGACGAGTGCGACGTGGTCGTGCACTCCCTCAAGGACCTGCCCACCCAGCCGTACCCTGGGCTGCGCATCGGCGCCGTGCCCATCCGCGAGGATCCGCGTGACGCGCTGTGCGCCCGAGACGGCCTCTCGCTCGACGAGCTGCCGCCCGGTGCCAGGGTCGGGACGGGTTCGCCGCGGCGGATCGCGCAGCTGAGGGCCGTCCGGCCCGACCTCGAGATCGTCGACATCCGGGGCAACATCGACACCAGGCTGGGTCGGGTCGAGTCGGGAGACCTCGACGCGGTCGTCCTGGCTGCCGCCGGGCTGTCCCGTCTCGGTAGGCTGGATTCGGCATCCGACCTCTTCCCGCTCGACCTCTGGCCGACGGCCCCCGGTCAGGGTGCGCTCGCGATCGAGATCCGAGAGGGTGACAGCATTCCCGAGCTGCTGAGCATCGAGCATCCGCCCACGCGCACGGCGGTCTTCGCCGAGCGCGCGGTGCTGGCCGCCCTCGAGGCGGGCTGCGCGGCTCCCGTCGGCGCCACCGCCGTCGTCGATGACGACGAGCTGCTGCTGGCGGCCACCGTCTACGCGCCGTCCGGAGCCGAGGAGATCGGCTGCTCGCGCTCGGCTCAGCTGCTCGGCGATGATGCGCTCGTCGCGTCGCTCCTCGGTCAGGCCGTCGCCCAGCAGCTGCTCGAGGACGGAGCGGGCGAGATCGCGCCCATCGGCGTGCCCGCGCCGACCGACTCGGCGCCCTCCGACGGCGTGTGGCCGGGGGACCGGCCGTGACCGCCGCCTGGTCGGGGCGACCGCTCGGCGGTTGGCGCGTCCTGGTGCCGCGGGGCGGGCCGTGGGGTCACGGCGTGGCCGCCGACCTGCGCGCCGTGGGCGCCTCGCCCATCGTCGCGCCCATGATCAACTTCGCGCCGGCCGACGACGCCGCCGCCCTCGAGGATGCGCTGCGCCGACTCGCCGACGGCGCATTCGACTGGCTGACCCTCACCAGCGCCACGACGGTCGACGTGCTGATCTCGCAGCAGGCCGTGGTGCCCAGCTCCACCCACGTCGCCGCGGTGGGCGAGACGACGGCCGCGGCCCTCATGGCGGCCGGCTACAAGGTCGACCTGGTCCCCTCCGAGGACAACTCGGCGGCGGGCCTTCTGCGCGAGCTCAAGCGCTTCGAGCAGTTCG encodes:
- a CDS encoding ferrochelatase, producing MSEATTGAVNVGQQRVRNASPAAADGPEHVSEPTAYDAILLASFGGPEGQEDVIPFLRNVTRGRGIPDERLEEVAHHYRHFGGVSPINAQNRELKAALEAELADRGIDLPVIWGNRNWDPYLADALRDAHADGHRTLIAIATSAYSSYSSCRQYREDFAAALAETGLEGELVIDKVRQFFDHPGFVAPFIDGLEAGLAEVTTANPEIDLTTEVEVLFTTHSIPTADAGKSGPASRGFGEGGAYEAQHRAVAEVVMAAVDSAEGVPWQLVFQSRSGPPSQPWLEPDINDVIASAPERGIKAVVIVPIGFVSDHMEVMWDLDNEAMESCREAGIHGVRVPTPGVDPAYVSGLVDLVIERIVGTPGSARPATTELGPWYDVCRPGCCENARLGFRPALAGLAP
- the hemC gene encoding hydroxymethylbilane synthase, which codes for MTPLRIATRGSALARAQTEAVAASIVEASGLEVEIVVIQSEGDRIKDSLSSLGGTGVFASALREALLADECDVVVHSLKDLPTQPYPGLRIGAVPIREDPRDALCARDGLSLDELPPGARVGTGSPRRIAQLRAVRPDLEIVDIRGNIDTRLGRVESGDLDAVVLAAAGLSRLGRLDSASDLFPLDLWPTAPGQGALAIEIREGDSIPELLSIEHPPTRTAVFAERAVLAALEAGCAAPVGATAVVDDDELLLAATVYAPSGAEEIGCSRSAQLLGDDALVASLLGQAVAQQLLEDGAGEIAPIGVPAPTDSAPSDGVWPGDRP
- a CDS encoding uroporphyrinogen-III synthase; protein product: MTAAWSGRPLGGWRVLVPRGGPWGHGVAADLRAVGASPIVAPMINFAPADDAAALEDALRRLADGAFDWLTLTSATTVDVLISQQAVVPSSTHVAAVGETTAAALMAAGYKVDLVPSEDNSAAGLLRELKRFEQFGPELRVLTLRSDIAKPVLTEGLIARGHTVDSVVAYRTVGVPVDPQIRADVASGSIDAIFVTSGSVAEQVQEQLGPVPESTLVAAIGPRTAEDARGYGLRVDLIAKGRSAESLINAVIEVANARRADGSDGSDGEY